The Papilio machaon chromosome 3, ilPapMach1.1, whole genome shotgun sequence genome window below encodes:
- the LOC106712422 gene encoding GTPase-activating protein, whose amino-acid sequence MKEINSYGFNMADETRKVRVEERLKIKIGEAKNLPARNNGAACHRDIYCVLSLDQEEIFRTSTMERTLNPFFGEEFQFEVPRRFRYLSIYVFDRDKHLKQDKVLGKVAIKREDLQRYNNKDHWFALRPVDADSEVQGKAYIELTLEDSRKRLRMDPKPPDPDPAADNSKTKGNNLIRLSEYCKESMRFGSCSSSTSKKLLSAAATEPTLALSRSESLKDRAQWAIRPKPPMHTMSEPDASPTPTAADYWSDPERHCAARAGPDTLRLRVLECSELTTKNGQCDPFALVTLLYSNGRRVEKRTKPRKKTVNPQFDEIFSFDLVMEADPKDRDGSQSAGVACEARVSVWHDGATPVFLGEVRLQLRQPEPSPMCAWFFLTSRAGGALSRGATPPGTRLSAAGSATLGSLRLLLQYTVDHVFPIHHYRQLEELFLRSVHQKPITASAVYILGEIVSSKTDAAQPLVRLFVHHDLIVPIVKELADAEISVLTDATTIFRGNTLVSKMMDEAMRLSGASYLRSVLRPTLAAVLAERRPCEIDPARVKPTAAIATNLANLKDYVERVFGAITSSYGTCPAAMCRLFDALRQCAARHFPANAEVRYSVVSGFIFLRFFAPAILGPKLFDLTTEQIDPQTNRTLTLISKTIQSLGNLVSSRSAQQVCKEEYMAELYRSFCTPRHVQAIKQFLEIISTSSDTQNNNIQESPVLLKEGTMIKRSESARAGSGSPRRRWTRAAHAHSKRRHFRLTSGELTWSRSGAKAPAHRLPLSGVLAVAALDCPPAGAPLGANNIFQIVHRERVLLLQANNCVERAEWVRLLAALCRRAAAAPPHTGYYTDDKWTCCGRAEAEAEGCGGVGGAGGEGGAEERGRGAAAALALRLDPARDLQRLHALLVAHAQRLDERRHRPHDGTTLEEREAEASTLCELQKTIFDLEHQHRIYRRSLARETKYGSKQAPIGDDNYLHLAGAAAASAEGGSFFWRTWRCEMSPTIDLDGKTLPLQQTSIDIGSSTESLKLARLADERSSGKSNKSTGSGYLTMSCLKHEPSEDSDASTDKPARPPKPARLSPSRTTFTSPPALCEYVDVELKPPRRGPKPELAPKRPELEVSNRCKEYELMANFMSHAQPSEEDAPPAVPPRGNTAARNRLQPKPDVELRRSRERSTLVPVTGGSCTSLSGDGARDGRESPAEATRPLSKIDTVSNDDSLLAELQRDTYCVLKVCEDEGQEREASELESEGSIDRKDKEDFGMFSRISIQRKSNPIKTQPASIKPLKTSSSTSNVHDAGTNTSRPFTERLTPFFLKKKPKPPDDSQAAKSVRKEDNLIGRLTPRFGQSRLYGRGQSLELAPPETRNKRIERSATTVNIQTRPINSSIVANFKFLSLHRYGPQEDVQCRTFVRNEDGEHLMPKTEASTGVVERETSREGGEMEYIVSEEDALNGASWRRTHGPLLAAATNDIRL is encoded by the exons TCCTTTTTTCGGCGAAGAGTTCCAGTTCGAGGTGCCTCGAAGATTTCGATACCTTTCCATATATGTGTTCGACCGCGACAAGCATCTCAAACAAGACAAGGTGCTGGGAAAGGTGGCGATCAAGAGGGAAGACTTGCAGCGGTACAACAATAAAGACCACTGGTTCGCGCTGCGTCCCGTCGACGCGGACTCGGAGGTGCAGGGCAAGGCGTACATCGAGCTCACTCTCGAGGACTCGAGAAAACGGCTACGGATGGACCCGAAGCCGCCCGACCCGGACCCGGCGGCGGACAACTCCAAAACAAAGGGCAACAATCTCATCCGACTGTCGGAGTACTGTAAGGAGAGCATGCGATTCGGCTCCTGCTCGAGCTCCACCAGCAAGAAGTTGCTGAGCGCCGCCGCCACGGAGCCCACGCTCGCGCTCTCCCGCTCTGAGAGCCTGAAGGACCGCGCGCAGTGGGCGATCCGCCCCAAACCGCCCATGCATACCATGTCCGAGCCTGACGCCTCGCCCACGCCCACCGCCGCCGACTACTGGTCGGACCCCGAGCGGCACTGCGCCGCGCGAGCCGGCCCCGACACGCTGCGTCTGCGCGTGCTCGAGTGCTCCGAGCTCACCACCAAGAATGGCCAGTGCGACCCCTTCGCTCTCGTCACACTACTCTACTCCAACGGACGGAGAGTCGAGAAGCGCACCAAGCCCAGAAAGAAAACCGTCAATCCGCAGTTTGACGAAATTTTCAGTTTTGATCTCGTTATGGAGGCTGATCCCAAGGACAGGGATGGATCTCAATCG GCAGGCGTGGCGTGCGAGGCGCGCGTGTCCGTGTGGCACGACGGGGCCACGCCCGTGTTCCTCGGCGAGGTGCGTCTGCAGCTGCGCCAACCCGAGCCCTCGCCTATGTGCGCCTG GTTCTTTCTAACGTCCCGTGCGGGCGGGGCGTTGTCACGGGGAGCCACGCCCCCCGGCACGCGGCTGTCTGCTGCGGGCAGCGCCACACTCGGCTCCTTGCGGCTGCTTCTGCAGTACACAGTTGACCACGTCTTCCCTATACATCACTATCGCCAACTGGAGGAACTCTTCCTTAGGAGTGTACACCAGAAG CCTATAACAGCGTCCGCGGTGTACATCTTAGGCGAGATTGTATCCAGTAAGACTGACGCCGCGCAGCCGCTGGTGAGGCTGTTCGTCCACCACGATCTCATTGTACCCATCGTTAAAGAGCTCGCAGATGCTGAGATTTCTGTACTAAC GGATGCGACGACGATATTCCGCGGCAATACATTAGTATCTAAGATGATGGACGAAGCGATGCGACTGAGCGGGGCTTCGTACCTGCGCTCAGTATTGAGGCCCACGCTGGCCGCAGTGCTGGCGGAGCGCCGACCCTGCGAGATAGACCCCGCCCGCGTCAAACCCACCGCCGCCATCGCTACCAACCTCGCCAACCTCAAGGACTACGTCGAACGG GTGTTCGGGGCTATAACTTCGTCGTACGGCACATGTCCGGCGGCGATGTGCCGGCTGTTTGACGCACTGCGGCAATGCGCCGCGCGACACTTCCCCGCCAATGCTGAAGTGCGCTACTCCGTCGTCTCCGGGTTCATCTTCCTCAGGTTCTTCGCGCCCGCAATACTAGGACCGAAACTGTTCGATCTTACTACGGAACAAAtt GACCCGCAAACGAACCGCACGCTGACGCTGATCTCGAAGACGATCCAGTCGCTGGGCAACCTGGTGAGCAGCAGGTCGGCGCAGCAGGTCTGCAAGGAGGAGTATATGGCAGAACTATATCGCAGCTTTTGCACACCCAGACAT GTGCAGGCAATCAAGCAGTTTCTCGAAATAATATCCACAAGTTCAGACACACAGAACAACAATATCCAAGAGTCACCTGTCCTCCTCAAAGAAGG GACGATGATAAAGCGGTCAGAGAGCGCGCGCGCGGGCTCTGGTTCTCCGCGCAGACGCTGGACGCgcgctgcgcacgcgcactcCAAACGGAGACATTTTAGACTTACCAG TGGGGAGCTGACGTGGTCGCGCAGCGGGGCGAAGGCTCCGGCGCACCGGCTGCCGCTATCGGGCGTGCTGGCGGTCGCCGCCCTCGACTGCCCGCCCGCCGGCGCTCCACTAGGCGCCAACAATATTTTCCAAATtg TGCACCGCGAGCGCGTGCTGCTGCTGCAGGCCAACAACTGTGTGGAGCGCGCCGAGTGGGTGCGCCTGCTGGCCGCGCTGTgtcgccgcgccgccgccgccccgccACACACCGGGTACTACACTGACGACAAGTGGACATG TTGTGGTCgtgcggaggcggaggcggagggtTGCGGCGGTGTGGGCGGGGCCGGGGGCGAGGGCGGGGCGGAGGAGCGGGGGcggggcgcggcggcggcgctcGCGCTGCGGCTAGACCCCGCTCGAGACCTACAGCGTCTGCACGCATTGTTGGTTGCGCACGCGCAGCGTCTCGATGAGCGCCGCCATCGCCCGCACG ATGGCACAACACTAGAAGAACGCGAGGCGGAGGCGTCAACGTTGTGTGAATTACAGAAAACAATATTCGACCTGGAGCACCAGCATCGCATTTACCGGCGATCTCTTGCGAGAGAGACCAAATATGGCAGCAA GCAAGCGCCGATAGGAGACGATAACTATCTGCACCtggcgggcgcggcggcggcgagcgcGGAGGGAGGGTCCTTCTTCTGGCGGACGTGGAGGTGCGAGATGTCGCCCACAATCGACCTCGACGGCAAGACGCTGCCGCTGCAACAGACATCCATCGACATCGGCTCCAGCACGGAGTCCCTCAAGCTGGCTCGACTCGCCGACGAGCGCTCCTCCGGCAAGTCCAACAAGTCGACGGGCAGCGGCTACCTCACCATGTCCTGTCTCAAACATGAACCCTCCGAAGATAGCGACGCGTCCACCGACAAGCCGGCGCGGCCGCCCAAACCGGCGCGTCTCTCCCCCTCCCGGACCACCTTCACGTCCCCGCCCGCCCTCTGCGAGTACGTCGACGTCGAGCTCAAACCCCCGCGGCGCGGCCCCAAACCGGAGCTCGCGCCCAAGCGGCCCGAACTCGAAGTCTCAAATAGGTGTAAGGAGTACGAGTTGATGGCGAACTTTATGAGCCACGCGCAGCCCTCGGAGGAGGACGCTCCGCCCGCGGTTCCCCCGCGAGGCAACACTGCCGCGAGGAACCGACTGCAGCCCAAACCCGACGTCGAACTCAGACGGTCCCGAGAACGATCCACTCTCGTGCCCGTCACCGGCGGTTCCTGTACCAGTTTATCAGGTGATGGCGCCCGGGACGGACGGGAGAGCCCCGCGGAGGCGACCAGGCCGCTCAGCAAAATCGACACCGTGTCCAACGACGATAGCCTCCTCGCCGAACTCCAGCGTGACACCTACTGCGTACTGAAAGTGTGCGAGGACGAGGGACAGGAGCGCGAGGCGAGCGAATTGGAATCCGAGGGCTCTATAGATCGCAAGGACAAAGAAGACTTTGGAATGTTTTCGAGAATAAGTATACAGAGGAAGTCGAATCCTATAAAAACGCAGCCGGCCTCCATAAAGCCCTTGAAAACTTCGAGTTCGACGTCGAACGTGCACGACGCGGGTACCAACACGTCGCGACCCTTCACCGAAAGATTGACGCCGTTTTTCCTAAAGAAAAAACCGAAACCACCTGACGACTCGCAGGCGGCCAAAAGTGTACGCAAAGAGGACAACCTCATAGGGAGACTTACGCCTCGGTTCGGCCAGTCCCGGCTCTACGGGCGAGGCCAGTCGCTGGAACTAGCGCCCCCCGAGACCCGTAACAAGCGGATAGAGCGCTCCGCCACTACGGTCAATATACAAACGAGACCGATCAACTCTTCAATAGTGGCAAACTTCAAATTCCTCAGCTTGCACAGATACGGGCCGCAGGAGGACGTCCAGTGTCGTACGTTCGTCCGCAACGAGGACGGCGAACATCTTATGCCGAAAACTGAAGCCTCGACGGGAGTTGTGGAGCGAGAGACGTCCAGGGAGGGCGGCGAGATGGAGTATATAGTTAGTGAAGAGGATGCCTTAAACGGTGCTTCATGGCGACGTACGCACGGCCCGCTGCTGGCTGCCGCCACAAATGATATCAGACTGTAG